In a single window of the Tepidisphaeraceae bacterium genome:
- a CDS encoding dihydrofolate reductase family protein: MRPLHYAINVTLDGCVDHRAGSTDEELHRFWAEKLAGADALLFGRVTYKMMQAAWRRPADGLRPEWMAEWMEPFARTIDAAKKYVVSNTLERVDWNAELVRGDLDTSVQRLKWEAGAGKGLFVGGVTLPLALAELGLIDEYEFVVHPRLAGHGPTLFAGLSRYVDLKLVSRREFGSGAVALRYEPRR; encoded by the coding sequence ATGCGACCCCTCCATTATGCGATCAACGTCACGCTGGACGGCTGCGTCGACCACCGTGCGGGTTCCACGGACGAAGAACTGCATCGTTTCTGGGCCGAGAAACTCGCGGGGGCCGATGCCCTACTCTTTGGCCGCGTCACGTACAAGATGATGCAGGCGGCGTGGCGGCGGCCGGCCGATGGGCTGCGCCCCGAATGGATGGCCGAGTGGATGGAACCCTTCGCCCGCACGATCGACGCCGCGAAGAAATACGTCGTGTCGAACACGCTGGAGCGGGTCGATTGGAACGCGGAGCTGGTGCGCGGAGATCTGGATACGTCGGTCCAGCGGCTCAAGTGGGAAGCCGGGGCAGGCAAGGGACTGTTCGTGGGCGGCGTGACGCTTCCGCTGGCGTTGGCGGAACTGGGGTTGATCGATGAGTACGAGTTCGTCGTGCACCCGAGGCTGGCGGGCCACGGGCCGACGTTGTTCGCGGGGCTGTCGAGGTACGTCGACTTAAAGCTCGTGAGCCGACGGGAGTTCGGTTCGGGCGCGGTGGCGCTGCGGTATGAGCCGAGAAGGTAG